AACGTCATGATGGCAGTGCGGCCACCTGTGATGATTTTGTGCAGGCAATGGAAGACGCCTCTAACGTCGACCTGTCCCATTTCCGTCGCTGGTACAGCCAGGCTGGTACGCCGGTTGTCACGGTCAAAGACGATTACAACCCGGAAACGGAGCAGTACACCCTGACCATCAGCCAGCGCACACCACCGACGGCTGAGCAGGAAGAAAAACATCCTCTGCATATTCCGTTCAGTATTGAACTGTATGATAACGAAGGAAAAGTGATCCCACTGCAAAAAGGCGGTCACCCGGTACATCATGTGCTGAACGTCACACAGGCCGAGCAGACGTTCATCTTCGATAACGTCTACTTCCAGCCGGTTCCTGCTCTGCTGTGTGAATTCTCTGCGCCAGTGAAGCTGGAATACAAATGGAGCGATCAGCAGCTCACGTTCCTGATGCGTCATGCGCGTAATGACTTCTCTCGCTGGGATGCCGCACAAAGCCTGCTGGCAACCTACATCAAGCTGAACGTTAATCGTCATCAGCAAGGACAACCGCTGTCTCTGCCGGTTCACGTGGCTGATGCGTTCCGCGCGATCCTGCTTGATGAAGCGATCGACCCCGCGTTGGCCGCAGAAATTCTGACGCTACCTTCGGCAAGCGAGATTGCTGAACTGTTCGATATCATCGATCCAATTGCTATCGTGGCGGTGCGCGAAGCGCTAACCCGCACACTGGCAACCGAGCTGGCGGATGAGTTCCTGGCCATATACAACGCCAACAAGCTTGACGCGTATCGTGTGGAACATGCGGATATCGGCAAACGCTCTCTGCGTAATACCTGCCTGCGCTATCTGGCCTTTGGCGAAGTGGAACTGGCCGACACGCTGGTTAGTACGCAGTATCACCAGGCTGACAACATGACGGATGCGCTCGCTGCGCTTGCCGCAAGCGTTGCCGCTGAACTGCCGTGTCGTGATGCGTTGATGCAAGAGTATGACGACAAATGGCATCAGGATGGTCTGGTTATGGATAAGTGGTTCATTTTGCAATCCACCAGCCCGTCTGCGGATGTGTTGAAAACTGTGCGTGGATTACTGACGCACCGCTCCTTTACCATGAGCAACCCGAACCGTGTTCGTTCGCTGATTGGTGCATTTGCCAGCAGCAACCCGGCGGCGTTCCATGCTGAAGATGGCAGTGGCTACCAGTTCATGGTTGAAATGCTGACTGAACTGAATAGCCGTAACCCGCAGGTGGCCTCACGCCTGATTGAGCCGCTGATTCGTCTGAAACGCTACGATGCGAAACGCCAGGCGAAAATGCGCGCCGCGCTCGAGCAGTTAAAAGGGCTGGAAAACTTGTCTGGCGATCTGTACGAGAAGATTGCTAAGGCGCTGGCGTAATATGAAAAAGCCCGGTAGCGCTATGCTTACCGGGCTACGATGTTCTCTCGCCCCGTGTTAGACCGGGTCATCGGTTTTTTCCCTTTCCCTTCAGGGGAGGGCCGGGATGAGGGCATCAGCCATTAGCTTTAATTAATGCTCTTTCACTCACATCACGCTTCATTACCCGATCCAGCACTTCCGCTTCCAGCTCTGCCAGTTTTGCAGAGCCGACACGTCTCGGGCGTGGAATATCAACCGTCAGATCAAGACCAATCTTAC
This sequence is a window from Enterobacter sp. RHBSTW-00994. Protein-coding genes within it:
- the pepN gene encoding aminopeptidase N, which encodes MTQQPQAKYRHDYRAPDYLISDIDLTFDLDATKTVVTAVSQVSRQSATAVPLRLDGEDLTLVSVHINDEVWSDYKEEGNQLVINSLPEHFTLRIVNEISPAANTALEGLYLSGVALCTQCEAEGFRHITWYLDRPDVLARFTTRIIADKALYPFLLSNGNRVGEGELENGRHWVQWQDPFPKPCYLFALVAGDFDVLRDTFKTRSGREVALELFVDRGNLDRAPWAMTSLINSMKWDEERFGLEYDLDIYMIVAVDFFNMGAMENKGLNVFNSKYVLARTDTATDKDYLDIERVIGHEYFHNWTGNRVTCRDWFQLSLKEGLTVFRDQEFSSDLGSRAVNRINNVRTMRGLQFAEDASPMAHPIRPDKVIEMNNFYTLTVYEKGAEIIRMIHTLLGEENFQKGMQLYFERHDGSAATCDDFVQAMEDASNVDLSHFRRWYSQAGTPVVTVKDDYNPETEQYTLTISQRTPPTAEQEEKHPLHIPFSIELYDNEGKVIPLQKGGHPVHHVLNVTQAEQTFIFDNVYFQPVPALLCEFSAPVKLEYKWSDQQLTFLMRHARNDFSRWDAAQSLLATYIKLNVNRHQQGQPLSLPVHVADAFRAILLDEAIDPALAAEILTLPSASEIAELFDIIDPIAIVAVREALTRTLATELADEFLAIYNANKLDAYRVEHADIGKRSLRNTCLRYLAFGEVELADTLVSTQYHQADNMTDALAALAASVAAELPCRDALMQEYDDKWHQDGLVMDKWFILQSTSPSADVLKTVRGLLTHRSFTMSNPNRVRSLIGAFASSNPAAFHAEDGSGYQFMVEMLTELNSRNPQVASRLIEPLIRLKRYDAKRQAKMRAALEQLKGLENLSGDLYEKIAKALA